The following proteins come from a genomic window of Gynuella sunshinyii YC6258:
- a CDS encoding MupA/Atu3671 family FMN-dependent luciferase-like monooxygenase, producing MSSVNQAIAALFAEGQPVPSVHEAAPEPAQTATLSYVFFSDVRKDISDQQKYAFVRELVEFADQNGFEAVYFPERHFAEFGSIFANNALMAAYFAPLTRNIRLRSAAVTNTLHHPAAIVEDWAMVDVLSGGRVDLGFGSGWNKADFILSPDTWEDRSRLRNERIPVIQTLWRGGQVAFKGPHGETFETRVYPRPLQPELNIWYTTTSEAGFKYAGAHGYNVFTMLMNGDLDSLQRQITLYRQARSDAGLVPQDGIVSLLQHAFVHPDLDWVHQVVRAPLLDYIRSNVSSQVRAGHLALDRDGIDKTAEYAYTRYFQQAGVFGSPAQARAQIDRVIRAGVNDVVLLQDFGVDYAAVRETFPHLIPLVNHCHTAAPRSTTLV from the coding sequence ATGAGTTCAGTCAATCAGGCCATAGCGGCGCTGTTTGCAGAGGGTCAGCCGGTGCCATCCGTACACGAAGCCGCACCGGAACCGGCACAGACAGCCACGCTCAGTTATGTGTTTTTTTCCGATGTGCGCAAGGATATTTCCGATCAACAGAAATATGCCTTTGTGCGTGAACTGGTGGAGTTTGCCGATCAGAACGGCTTTGAGGCGGTCTATTTTCCGGAGCGGCATTTTGCTGAATTTGGCTCTATTTTCGCCAACAACGCCCTGATGGCGGCTTATTTTGCGCCTCTGACCCGGAATATCCGGCTGCGTTCGGCGGCGGTCACCAACACCTTGCATCATCCGGCCGCGATTGTGGAAGACTGGGCCATGGTGGATGTGCTCTCCGGTGGCCGGGTTGATCTGGGATTCGGCAGTGGCTGGAACAAGGCCGATTTCATTCTCTCGCCCGATACCTGGGAAGACCGCAGCCGCCTGCGCAATGAACGCATTCCGGTGATTCAGACCCTGTGGCGTGGTGGTCAGGTGGCATTTAAAGGCCCGCATGGCGAGACCTTTGAGACCCGGGTATATCCGCGACCGCTGCAGCCGGAACTCAATATCTGGTACACCACCACCTCTGAAGCAGGTTTCAAATACGCCGGTGCTCACGGTTATAACGTGTTCACCATGCTGATGAATGGTGATCTGGACAGCCTGCAACGCCAGATAACCCTGTATCGCCAGGCCCGCAGTGATGCCGGTCTGGTGCCGCAGGACGGTATCGTTTCGCTGTTACAGCATGCCTTCGTTCACCCGGATCTCGACTGGGTCCATCAGGTGGTCAGAGCACCGCTGCTCGACTATATCCGCAGCAATGTCAGCTCCCAGGTACGGGCCGGACATCTGGCGCTGGACCGGGATGGCATCGATAAAACCGCAGAGTACGCCTATACCCGCTATTTCCAGCAGGCCGGTGTGTTTGGCTCACCGGCGCAGGCGCGGGCGCAGATTGATCGTGTCATCCGGGCCGGTGTGAACGATGTTGTGCTGTTGCAGGATTTTGGCGTTGATTACGCCGCTGTCAGAGAAACCTTTCCTCACCTGATCCCATTGGTAAACCACTGTCATACCGCTGCACCCAGGAGTACGACCCTTGTCTGA